From Oncorhynchus mykiss isolate Arlee chromosome 6, USDA_OmykA_1.1, whole genome shotgun sequence, the proteins below share one genomic window:
- the LOC110525859 gene encoding methylcytosine dioxygenase tet3 isoform X2 produces the protein MHRAKGGPGPPPFQDIYEFSMDGDETGAQIFLRGPRVAMEGPAVPLSPHSEYIQTEHQQGGLFSLRHPAHGVPHAGPQGKKRRRCGVCAPCMQKENCGTCSNCMNRKIGKQICKLRKCDQLKKKGQKDSETVSDTGSVDGPRRGGQMETGSHDRLEEGCSLSLEPTNGVIRQPSDTNEEGGAGLDTQREPHRSGSVSPGQGWVPGQGKAPQPQKQLPCSGWSSSGRTPGKPVHEADMEDARNLVAFSASVNVGSLAPIPEAQSYTAQLYEKFNQEMGTAKGAAAQARLQAPEGGDQASPPEDLNTLQTTLKTALKTALSQARHGHKPPNCDCDGPDCPDYLEWLEKRLKQAGAGEEQDNNTPCSKMAADTPPHQQPPHSQQPPHPHHHPHPHVNGGNPPSCPPLHPYQQGQRPGSVPCSPQVLSIAKEKNVSLQTAIAIEALTQLSATAPQTVVPPAQASSTSHQQPPLHPQHGNHLLPSSPGPMSSLSSSRSQSVPPGLYPQQSSGSWEQQHRPQSQGHPAHASPLPSSTLLFPEQTKAGSPHPKQWQQQQAPGGIQEQRNRWMMMNSDSQQSHFAPLSGGHSVGDPMSELKQLLGDSSGKYINDPFKLPVPHHHIKQEPGMPQVKQELNSGEYQSSACAYMGGRYGLMNGQQQPGYPGPPLSAGSTAIHYSTQTALQQHLHHKRNLFSNPPGPPGLCPPRPTQACQNLRKWWPQQMGPEGHLIPVAIKQEPKEPKRRKSTVGTSPLLKQPGMLHYPGPKPKTIVIKKTKQKASLPTFLPHSQISIQKPSPLTIIGALPLASAHSGSLPFPTFPLLSNPTQAAAGLPTPAQSQVSILNSSIARSVTAPAFSVNSPAVSTPLPLPAAPDAPASSGEAGATQTSTTSQSIPGLSSLDPKFEELILQFEAEFGDSSSSAPVPCPPQIQPQDQSPSASAQPVVIESQPNITSGQARTASPSSTATQSCSPTPLASTTAPPADQDMEVDKENVTRGVSEASYPSATQPCTESPMEEQPEGAQLPLSLRQEVHLEQQQHRVLEDPFTVPLSPSMSPLPKRMKIETNGNVAVLSTTGSFSEGGEDDTPTKDGFPLNPSLKGFLESPLRYLDTPTKSLLDMPAKDLQAEFPTCDCVEQILEKDEGPYYNHLGSGPTVASIRDLMETRYGEKGDAIRIEKVVYTGREGKSSQGCPIAKWVIRRGSDTEKLLCLVRPRAGHHCPNAFIIILIMAWEGVPRALGDKLYRELSATLTQFGNPTSRRCGLNDDRTCACQGKDPDSCGASFSFGCSWSMYFNGCKYARSKTPRKFRLAGDHPQEEDQLRDNFQDLATEVAPLYKQLAPQAYSNQCQNETKATDCRLGLKEGRPFSGVTACMDFCAHAHKDQHNLYNGCTVVCTLTKEDNRTVGEIPEDEQLHVLPLYKAALTDEFGSEEGQRQKMRTGAIQVLNNFRREVRKLPERAKSCRQRRLDAKNRASEKKKGKQQPPTPTETPEKPGIKMEVRHAGSPVRQNGNKAIPKQEVKPTIKKEPVDQRFQPFHGQLEGYPAQAADPYHVYPSRPGYYARGGLSSNGQPPALPPPPGPVNGYRPNLPAALPYSYYTYPPNPSTLFPHELTYEGCNGSWHHMGPKFSPSPLDKKPDVQSLQARLAHSYSSPGHLEQQQHGDPANQHQRSAYPHPHQPDYNQSRPSSASSEPSHRGTPVIKQEPMDMPVYKEVNAQSCPSMPSTTLQPGAAGGPWHGHKPNGIRVPSSWEGNLQPPGPPEAPFTSDKQQFHQQGPRQTFQSPYLQEQHQHPPQQPSPYSQQWNSYHGPNTPTASPAPSPSPSIKIPPSPFPSSHPGTPHHWDSPDSSPQPKAWPMSMVPAGYSPSPVGGFPDKMWSKAGESWGSTPLGLQEKAWKSSGGSMAGTPSPAPEGRLFPDALQQSDGQSQAETPRNLEEEERWSDSEHNFLDPSIGGVAVAPAHGSILIECARRELHATTPLKRPDRSHPTRISLVFYQHKNMNQPCHGQWIWEAKMKMLAERARERQQEAALLGLPYDDIKPGKKRKLGATAAGASPGPGQTTDKREGPVTRLASTRHTTSTITVSPYAFTTLTGPYSHFV, from the exons acTGTTTCGGACACTGGTTCAGTGGATGGCCCCAGAAGAGGAGGCCAGATGGAAACTGGGTCACATGACCGCCTCGAAGAAGGCTGTTCGTTGAGCCTGGAACCAACCAATGGGGTGATCCGGCAACCCAGTGACACCAATGAAGAGGGTGGAGCCGGCCTGGACACCCAGAGGGAGCCCCATCGGTCAGGTAGTGTTTCCCCGGGACAGGGTTGGGTACCTGGGCAGGGCAAAGCCCCTCAACCCCAGAAGCAGCTGCCCTGCAGTGGCTGGAGCAGTAGTGGTAGGACTCCTGGGAAGCCCGTCCACGAGGCAGACATGGAGGACGCACGCAATCTGGTAGCCTTCTCAGCCAGCGTTAATGTGGGCTCCCTGGCCCCCATCCCCGAGGCCCAGTCCTACACCGCCCAGCTGTATGAGAAGTTCAACCAGGAGATGGGCACTGCTAAAGGGGCCGCGGCTCAAGCCAGGCTCCAAGCCCCAGAGGGAGGGGACCAGGCTAGCCCACCAGAGGACTTGAACACCCTGCAGACCACCCTGAAGACTGCCCTGAAGACTGCCCTGAGCCAAGCGAGGCACGGCCACAAGCCCCCAAACTGTGACTGTGATGGGCCCGACTGCCCAGACTACTTGGAGTGGCTGGAAAAGAGGCTCAAACAGGCAGGGGCAGGGGAGGAGCAGGACAACAACACACCCTGTTCCAAGATGGCCGCCGACACGCCGCCTCATCAACAGCCACCACACTCACAGCAGCCCCctcacccccaccaccatccTCACCCCCATGTCAATGGAGGTAACCCGCCCTCCTGTCCACCCCTTCACCCATACCAACAGGGCCAACGCCCAGGCTCTGTCCCCTGCTCCCCTCAGGTCCTCTCCATTGCCAAGGAGAAGAACGTCAGTCTGCAGACGGCCATAGCTATCGAGGCCCTGACCCAACTGTCTGCCACTGCCCCCCAGACTGTGGTCCCTCCTGCCCAGGCCTCCTCCACCAGCCACCAACAACCCCCTCTACACCCCCAGCACGGCAACCACTTGCTCCCCTCCTCCCCCGGCCCCATGTCCTCTTTGTCCTCCTCGCGGTCACAATCTGTCCCCCCTGGACTGTACCCCCAGCAGAGCTCCGGGTCGTGGGAGCAGCAGCACAGACCCCAGTCCCAGGGTCATCCGGCCCACGCCTCCCCTCTCCCGTCCTCCACTTTGCTTTTCCCCGAGCAGACCAAGGCAGGCAGCCCCCACCCTAAgcagtggcagcagcagcaggccccTGGGGGAATCCAAGAGCAGAGGAACCGGTGGATGATGATGAACTCAGACTCCCAGCAGTCTCACTTCGCCCCTCTATCCGGTGGCCACAGCGTTGGCGACCCCATGTCCGAGCTCAAACAGCTACTGGGGGACTCCAGCGGAAAGTACATAAATGACCCCTTCAAGCTGCCCGTCCCACACCACCACATCAAGCAGGAACCAGGGATGCCTCAGGTCAAGCAGGAGCTAAACTCTGGGGAGTACCAGAGCTCTGCCTGTGCCTACATGGGCGGTCGCTACGGCCTGATGAACGGCCAGCAGCAGCCTGGGTACCCTGGTCCACCTCTCTCCGCGGGCAGCACAGCCATCCACTACTCCACCCAGACAGCCCTGCAGCAGCACCTTCACCACAAGAGGAACCTCTTCTCTAACCCCCCCGGCCCCCCAGGCCTCTGCCCTCCACGGCCTACCCAGGCCTGCCAGAACCTCCGCAAGTGGTGGCCCCAACAGATGGGCCCCGAGGGCCACCTCATCCCTGTGGCCATCAAGCAGGAGCCCAAGGAGCCCAAGAGGAGGAAGAGCACGGTGGGGACATCGCCGCTCCTCAAGCAGCCAGGGATGCTGCACTATCCAGGTCCAAAACCCAAGACCATAGTCATCAAGAAAACCAAGCAGAAGGCCTCCCTGCCAACCTTCCTGCCTCACAGCCAGATCTCCATACAAAAACCGTCTCCACTCACCATAATCGGAGCCCTGCCTCTGGCCAGCGCCCATTCAGGTTCTCTCCCTTTCCCTACCTTCCCCCTCCTCAGTAACCCCACTCAGGCTGCCGCAGGCCTCCCAACCCCGGCCCAATCTCAGGTATCCATTTTAAACTCTTCTATTGCACGCTCTGTCACTGCTCCTGCCTTCTCTGTAAACAGTCCAGCCGTCTCaacccctctgcctctccctgcaGCCCCGGACGCCCCGGCTAGCTCAGGGGAGGCCGGCGCCACACAGACCTCCACCACCTCTCAGTCCATACCAGGCCTCAGCTCCCTGGACCCCAAGTTTGAGGAGCTGATCCTCCAGTTCGAGGCAGAGTTCGGGGACAGTTCATCCTCGGCCCCAGTGCCCTGCCCTCCTCAGATCCAGCCTCAGGACCAGTCCCCCTCAGCCTCAGCCCAGCCCGTGGTGATAGAGTCTCAGCCCAACATTACCTCAGGACAAGCCAGGACCGCGTCACCGTCCAGCACCGCCACCCAGTCCTGCAGCCCTACTCCCTTAGCTTCTACCACAGCCCCACCAGCAGACCAGGACATGGAGGTGGACAAGGAGAATGTGACAAGGGGTGTGAGTGAAGCATCCTACCCCTCCGCCACACAGCCCTGCACTGAGAGCCCCATGGAGGAGCAGCCCGAGGGGGCCCAGTTGCCTCTCTCGCTGCGCCAAGAGGTCcatctggagcagcagcagcaccgCGTCCTTGAAGACCCCTTCACcgtgcctctctccccctccatgtcCCCGCTGCCCAAACGCATGAAGATCGAGACGAATGGGAACGTGGCTGTCCTCTCCACCACTGGATCATTCTCTGAGGGGGGCGAGGACGACACCCCCACTAAGGACGGCttccccctcaacccctccctaaAAGGCTTCCTGGAGTCGCCGCTACGCTACCTGGACACGCCCACTAAAAGCCTGCTAGACATGCCCGCCAAGGACCTCCAGGCTGAGTTCCCAACCTGCGACTGTGTCG aGCAAATCCTAGAGAAGGATGAGGGTCCGTACTACAATCACTTGGGCTCTGGGCCCACTGTGGCCTCCATACGAGACCTGATGGAGACCAG GTATGGAGAGAAGGGAGATGCTATCCGTATTGAAAAGGTAGTCTACACCGGCCGGGAAGGCAAGAGCTCTCAGGGATGTCCCATCGCCAAGTGG GTGATTCGTCGGGGCAGTGATACAGAGAAGTTGCTGTGTCTGGTGCGTCCCCGGGCGGGTCACCACTGTCCCAACGccttcatcatcatcctcatcatggCGTGGGAGGGCGTGCCCCGGGCGCTAGGCGACAAGCTCTATCGAGAGCTCTCCGCCACCCTCACACAGTTCGGCAACCCCACTAGCCGCCGCTGTGGACTCAACGACGA TCGTACGTGCGCGTGCCAAGGCAAGGACCCCGACAGCTGTGGAGCTTCGTTCTCCTTCGGCTGCTCCTGGAGCATGTACTTCAACGGCTGCAAGTACGCCCGCAGCAAAACACCCCGCAAGTTCAGACTGGCAGGAGACCACCCCCAAGAG GAGGATCAACTCAGGGATAACTTCCAGGATCTGGCCACTGAGGTGGCTCCCCTGTACAAGCAGCTGGCCCCACAGGCCTACAGTAACCAG TGTCAGAATGAGACGAAAGCCACAGACTGCAGGTTGGGTCTGAAGGAAGGCCGGCCGTTCTCCGGCGTCACCGCCTGTATGGACTTCTGTGCCCATGCCCACAAGGACCAGCACAACCTCTACAACGGCTGCACTGTG GTGTGCACGCTGACTAAAGAGGACAACCGTACGGTGGGGGAGATCCCAGAGGACGAGCAGCTCCACGTACTTCCCCTCTACAAGGCCGCCCTCACAGACGAGTTCGGCAGCGAGGAGGGCCAGCGTCAAAAGATGCGTACAGGCGCCATTCAGGTGCTCAACAACTTCCGCCGCGAGGTCCGCAAGCTGCCCGAGCGAGCCAAGTCCTGCCGCCAGCGCCGCCTGGACGCTAAGAACCGTGCCTCCGAGAAGAAGAAGGGCAAGCAGCAGCCGCCAACGCCCACAGAGACGCCGGAGAAACCCGGGATCAAGATGGAGGTCCGGCACGCTGGCTCCCCTGTCAGACAGAATGGCAATAAAG CCATCCCTAAGCAGGAGGTGAAGCCCACCATAAAGAAGGAGCCAGTGGACCAGCGCTTCCAGCCCTTCCATGGTCAGCTGGAGGGCTACCCTGCCCAGGCTGCCGACCCCTACCACGTCTACCCCTCCCGCCCTGGCTACTACGCACGGGGAGGCCTCTCTTCCAATGGCCAGCCCCCTGCCCTTCCACCTCCACCAGGCCCTGTCAATGGCTACCGCCCTAATCTACCGGCAGCACTGCCCTATAGCTACTACACCTACCCTCCCAACCCTAGCACACTTTTCCCCCATGAGCTCACTTACGAGGGCTGCAACGGCTCCTGGCACCACATGGGGCCCAAGTTTTCCCCCAGTCCTCTGGACAAGAAGCCAGACGTTCAGAGCCTCCAGGCCAGGCTGGCTCACTCCTACTCGAGCCCAGGCCACCTTGAGCAGCAGCAGCACGGAGACCCAGCCAACCAACACCAACGCAGCGCTTACCCACACCCTCACCAGCCTGACTACAACCAATCACGtccctcctcagcctcctcaGAGCCCTCCCACAGAGGGACCCCCGTCATCAAGCAGGAGCCCATGGATATGCCAGTTTATAAGGAGGTCAATGCCCAGAGCTGTCCCAGCATGCCCAGCACCACCCTTCAGCCTGGCGCTGCTGGAGGGCCCTGGCATGGGCACAAGCCCAACGGCATTAGGGTGCCCAGCAGTTGGGAAGGCAACCTCCAACCACCAGGCCCCCCGGAGGCTCCCTTCACTTCAGACAAGCAGCAGTTTCACCAGCAGGGACCTCGCCAGACTTTCCAGTCCCCATACCTCCAAGAGCAGCATCAGCATCCCCCACAACAGCCCTCCCCATACTCCCAGCAGTGGAACTCTTACCATGGCCCAAACACCCCCACTGCCTCCCCTGCTCCCTCCCCGTCCCCCTCCATAAAGATACCCCCGTCCCCCTTTCCCTCCTCACACCCCGGCACCCCCCACCACTGGGACAGCCCTGATTCCAGCCCTCAGCCTAAGGCTTGGCCCATGAGCATGGTTCCTGCTGGTTATAGCCCCAGTCCCGTCGGAGGCTTCCCCGACAAGATGTGGTCCAAGGCGGGCGAGAGTTGGGGCTCGACCCCCTTGGGGCTCCAGGAGAAGGCCTGGAAGTCTTCCGGAGGCTCTATGGCAGGTACACCGTCCCCGGCCCCAGAGGGACGCTTGTTCCCCGATGCCCTACAGCAGTCGGATGGACAGTCCCAGGCTGAGACTCCTCGCAACCTCGAGGAGGAAGAGCGGTGGTCGGACAGCGAGCATAACTTCTTGGACCCCAGCATCGGAGGGGTGGCGGTGGCGCCCGCCCACGGGTCCATCCTGATTGAGTGCGCCCGGCGCGAGCTGCACGCCACCACACCGCTCAAGAGGCCTGACCGCTCTCACCCCACCCGCATCTCCCTAGTGTTCTACCAGCACAAGAACATGAACCAGCCGTGCCACGGCCAGTGGATCTGGGAGGCCAAGATGAAGATGCTGGCGGAGCGGGCTAGAGAGAGGCAGCAGGAGGCAGCTCTACTGGGGCTGCCCTACGACGACATCAAACCTGGGAAGAAACGCAAATTGGGGGCCACGGCAGCAGGGGCCAGCCCGGGGCCTGGCCAGACCACGGACAAGAGAGAGGGGCCGGTGACACGGCTGGCCTCCACGCGACACACCACCTCTACCATCACTGTATCCCCCTACGCCTTTACCACCCTCACCGGGCCCTACAGCCACTTTGTGTGA